In a single window of the Necator americanus strain Aroian chromosome X, whole genome shotgun sequence genome:
- a CDS encoding hypothetical protein (NECATOR_CHRX.G25877.T1), which produces MYIQKGDLLNIHQSASKPSLLSSYWSIHVQVQNSDRLDVDVKSCSQSSLPDAFEVKSNSLRGTKSLSDLAMEITQERTCLSSRNVAMAVDEPTAAAAGPDNLTNRITEWLTAIDIQEHKQNV; this is translated from the exons ATGTATATTCAAAAAGGAGATTTGCTAAATATTCATCAAAGTGCTTCGAAACCTAGTCTATTGTCATCATATTGGTCGATTCACGTTCAAGTCCag AATTCAGATCGTCTTGATGTTGATGTGAAAAGTTGTTCGCAATCATCGCTGCCGGATGCTTTCGAAGTCAAATCGAATTCTCTTCGAGGCACGAAAAGCCTGTCAG ATCTCGCCATGGAAATAACTCAGGAACGGACGTGTTTATCGTCACGAAATGTCGCAATGGCAGTTGATGAACCGAcagctgctgctgctggtCCAGATAATCTAACAAATCGTATAACCGAATGGCTTACGGCTATTGATATACAGGAGCATAAGCAAAACGTGTAA